From the genome of Clostridium sp. BNL1100, one region includes:
- a CDS encoding oligosaccharide flippase family protein, whose amino-acid sequence MTSTQGLIENLKQKSSKLIRNGEIRAFIENLGIVFIFRFTSAILSVIGLVLAARYLGAVSVGNITLIQNTAYLLYIPMCFGINLSIIKFLPDCKNEEESERLLGSIGIWSLALTVISIILYWLFHSLINKALDFSAIQLLLTVIMAVTINYSMITEAILRSRKRFLALGIIKMVSSLIFFTFTLISSLVFKNYYYFVYGMIINQVVVIIWSLKTIKIKKFRFSMETSKLAYKYGAINMVSGVLSYIMFNSDLYIVNHFCSAYDVGIYSLYQVNVKNFFNLMFHEIFAVVFLPTIVQMDTMKIYKRIKSLIPLMLPIAIIANMALSICMILLYGKNYTINWIYVLLISVSLGFHFLYYVFNSVFTVEGKNGALICMSVLGLPMPVLIFASIMLTRSWGITGQLISLLVTQLTLVGVFLIIIKFKYLKNKQSQIKILK is encoded by the coding sequence ATGACATCTACACAAGGGTTAATAGAAAACTTAAAGCAAAAATCCAGCAAATTAATTCGCAATGGAGAAATACGTGCATTTATTGAGAATTTAGGTATTGTCTTTATTTTCAGATTTACATCTGCCATTTTAAGTGTTATTGGGTTAGTTTTGGCAGCAAGGTATCTTGGAGCAGTTTCGGTAGGAAATATTACACTGATTCAAAATACTGCTTATCTTCTTTATATTCCAATGTGTTTTGGCATAAACCTTTCAATAATAAAATTTTTACCTGACTGCAAAAATGAAGAAGAAAGCGAGAGGCTTCTGGGCTCAATCGGTATTTGGAGTTTAGCTTTAACAGTGATATCAATAATCCTATACTGGCTGTTTCACTCATTAATAAACAAAGCATTGGACTTTTCCGCAATACAATTATTATTGACTGTGATTATGGCGGTTACTATAAACTATTCAATGATTACCGAGGCAATATTACGGTCAAGAAAACGGTTTTTAGCCTTAGGCATTATTAAGATGGTAAGTTCTTTGATATTTTTTACATTTACATTGATTTCAAGTCTTGTTTTTAAAAATTACTATTACTTTGTGTATGGTATGATCATAAATCAGGTTGTTGTAATAATATGGTCATTAAAAACCATAAAAATCAAGAAGTTCAGATTTTCCATGGAAACCTCAAAACTGGCGTATAAATATGGAGCAATCAATATGGTCAGTGGTGTTTTATCCTATATCATGTTTAACAGCGACCTTTATATCGTTAATCATTTCTGTTCAGCTTATGATGTAGGTATATATTCACTTTATCAGGTTAATGTAAAAAACTTTTTTAACCTGATGTTTCATGAGATATTTGCAGTAGTATTTCTTCCGACTATTGTTCAGATGGATACCATGAAAATATATAAAAGGATTAAGTCTCTTATACCTCTTATGCTTCCAATTGCAATAATTGCCAACATGGCTCTTAGTATCTGTATGATATTACTTTACGGAAAAAATTACACCATTAATTGGATATATGTTTTGCTTATTTCGGTAAGTCTGGGTTTTCATTTTTTGTATTACGTATTTAATTCCGTTTTTACTGTAGAGGGTAAAAATGGTGCTTTAATTTGTATGAGTGTATTAGGTCTACCTATGCCGGTATTGATATTTGCAAGTATTATGTTGACAAGGTCATGGGGAATAACGGGTCAGTTGATTTCATTACTTGTAACTCAGCTGACATTGGTGGGAGTGTTTTTAATTATAATAAAATTCAAATATCTAAAAAATAAACAAAGTCAAATTAAAATACTGAAATGA
- a CDS encoding aspartate aminotransferase family protein: protein MYEDKNFLTIEDAHNMTEKENLRLFKKHISSQLGKTLSMLGFADSIPVEASGMYVTLRDGRKVLDMTGHLGMLVAGHNHPRIIEVRRKWAEEKRLESWKFFPSPYQGVLCNNLSLIFPEDLEVMFFCNSGAEANEGALKLAEKYSGMSRKTVVYTDISFHGKTHATLTLSGSEKHQNHHFNKTENCIMIKYGDIEDFKRVIEENKTGKNSTKIGTFIVEAIRSEGVVIPDKSYYQEVRKLCDKYDIVLIMDEVFTGFGRTGKMFGFEHYGICPDICSFSKAFGGGKATFAGFITRPKIFNKAYSKMNEATLHSTTYNGFGEEVISAIEVLNIIRDEKLLENTEEMGKYLLSRLQEVKKEFPDIVAAVRGVGLLACIIFHSRAEKIVKFFSSTGTDLVEKFVTGSVITSMLKDYSILLNTPPHDSSQILITPSLIINREQIDYFIESLKKVLSDNLWKVGFDYLKKLKS from the coding sequence ATGTACGAGGATAAGAATTTTTTAACAATTGAAGATGCACACAACATGACAGAGAAAGAAAACCTGAGATTATTTAAAAAGCACATTTCAAGCCAGCTGGGAAAAACACTTTCAATGCTCGGTTTTGCCGATTCCATACCTGTAGAAGCAAGCGGAATGTATGTTACTTTGAGAGATGGGCGTAAAGTTCTTGATATGACGGGGCATTTGGGAATGCTTGTTGCGGGACATAACCATCCGAGAATAATAGAAGTGAGAAGAAAGTGGGCGGAAGAAAAGAGATTGGAGTCATGGAAATTTTTCCCCTCACCATATCAGGGAGTACTTTGTAATAATCTTTCACTTATTTTTCCCGAAGACCTTGAAGTTATGTTCTTCTGCAATAGTGGAGCCGAGGCCAATGAGGGAGCATTGAAGCTTGCAGAAAAATATAGCGGAATGTCAAGAAAAACCGTTGTTTATACGGACATATCATTTCACGGCAAGACTCATGCAACACTTACATTATCAGGATCTGAAAAGCATCAAAATCATCATTTCAATAAAACCGAAAACTGCATAATGATAAAGTATGGGGATATCGAAGATTTCAAACGAGTTATTGAAGAAAATAAAACCGGAAAAAATTCAACTAAAATAGGTACATTTATAGTAGAAGCAATCCGCTCCGAAGGTGTTGTTATACCTGATAAAAGCTATTATCAGGAGGTTCGCAAACTTTGCGACAAGTATGACATCGTACTTATAATGGATGAGGTGTTTACCGGCTTCGGTAGAACAGGAAAAATGTTTGGCTTTGAGCATTATGGTATTTGCCCTGACATTTGTTCCTTCTCAAAGGCATTTGGTGGTGGAAAGGCCACATTTGCAGGATTTATTACAAGACCAAAGATATTTAATAAGGCATATTCAAAAATGAATGAAGCAACATTACACTCAACTACATATAACGGTTTTGGTGAAGAGGTAATTTCCGCCATTGAAGTTTTGAATATTATCAGAGATGAAAAACTGCTGGAAAATACAGAAGAAATGGGTAAATACCTGTTGTCAAGACTTCAGGAAGTCAAAAAGGAATTCCCTGATATAGTAGCCGCTGTACGTGGAGTTGGTCTGTTAGCATGTATCATCTTCCATTCAAGGGCAGAGAAGATAGTTAAATTTTTCTCAAGTACAGGTACGGATTTGGTAGAAAAGTTTGTTACAGGTTCTGTAATAACCTCAATGCTCAAGGACTACAGTATTCTGCTTAACACACCTCCTCATGATTCAAGCCAGATACTTATTACACCAAGCCTTATTATTAACAGAGAACAAATAGATTACTTTATTGAATCCCTCAAGAAAGTTTTAAGTGATAACCTATGGAAAGTAGGTTTTGATTACCTTAAAAAGCTAAAAAGCTAG
- a CDS encoding endonuclease/exonuclease/phosphatase family protein, whose protein sequence is MKKHVQNAIKVLAVLWFVYMIIHIAFVGKFFLLNFPASTPTFFFVIVPVILLVYFLVQKKRRVIFIGIMSVSLVMGTTQLDINIATKSNNNINKDNYIPVKVFCWNTNLWDQLKDGNAFYDYLKNQKADVYLLQEYLHCVTDRNDKSQTPFKICNIIPGFPPNYLTIDETERIKKEFPGYFFSTDGQFVIISRYPIIRSHADYSEQYAVSDVDINGKTMRFFNVHMLLHIEPGNPFVPYFYNAISRRYKAREIGFRNLNEDIKKTNTDYFIEGDFNSSKSMGVMNGLLKDHIDTVKYSRDILPLTFEMDGLKLWRFDYALIPENDNILISSHKYLPHKGLSDHNPLSINMYLKR, encoded by the coding sequence ATGAAAAAACATGTACAAAATGCAATTAAGGTACTGGCAGTATTATGGTTTGTTTATATGATTATACATATTGCATTTGTAGGAAAATTCTTTCTTCTGAATTTCCCAGCAAGTACGCCTACATTCTTTTTCGTAATTGTTCCCGTTATACTGTTGGTATACTTTTTAGTTCAAAAAAAGAGAAGAGTCATATTCATAGGTATAATGTCAGTCTCCTTGGTAATGGGAACAACTCAGTTAGATATAAATATTGCAACAAAAAGCAATAACAATATAAATAAGGATAATTACATACCAGTGAAGGTATTTTGCTGGAATACAAACCTCTGGGATCAGCTGAAAGACGGAAATGCGTTTTATGATTATCTGAAAAATCAAAAAGCAGATGTATACCTTCTTCAGGAATACCTTCACTGTGTAACTGACAGAAATGATAAAAGTCAGACGCCATTTAAAATCTGCAATATTATTCCGGGATTTCCACCGAATTATCTTACAATAGACGAAACAGAAAGAATTAAAAAAGAATTTCCGGGATACTTTTTCTCAACAGACGGCCAGTTTGTTATTATCTCTCGATATCCTATAATTCGGTCTCATGCGGACTATTCTGAGCAGTATGCGGTTTCAGATGTAGATATAAACGGTAAAACAATGCGCTTTTTTAATGTTCATATGCTACTTCACATAGAACCCGGAAATCCTTTTGTACCGTATTTTTACAATGCAATATCTAGAAGATATAAGGCTAGGGAAATTGGGTTCAGAAACTTAAACGAAGACATCAAAAAAACGAATACAGATTACTTTATTGAAGGAGATTTCAATTCTTCAAAATCTATGGGGGTAATGAACGGACTGCTGAAAGATCATATTGATACAGTAAAATATTCAAGAGATATTTTACCACTAACGTTTGAGATGGATGGATTAAAACTATGGAGGTTTGACTACGCTCTTATCCCCGAAAATGACAATATCCTTATCAGCTCACACAAATACCTTCCCCACAAGGGTTTATCAGATCACAATCCATTATCTATAAATATGTATTTAAAAAGGTGA
- a CDS encoding glycosyltransferase, with protein MKKASIVIPTMNKLSRLRLILKALESQVDDTVEVIIIFDGCSDEVLCDFKKLKLGFEPIQIIYSENVGRSKARNSGILKASGEIVIFLDDDRIPCSDFISKHVISHKNGRFAIVGQRNNVEYPEEVLEQLYLNGLTESDYSRIDRDSIPEPYEPAKKIARLIFGQLIERITFSTGNSSARREDLIAVNMFDENFTGWGLEDTDLGYRLGKSGVKIKRNFSIVNYHLVHPVNKSQQSSENQKNFEYFLRKIEGDKASIRMAKFLNKLIYR; from the coding sequence ATGAAAAAAGCTAGTATTGTAATTCCTACAATGAATAAGCTTTCAAGGCTCCGCTTGATTCTAAAGGCTCTGGAATCTCAGGTTGATGATACTGTAGAGGTTATAATAATATTTGATGGTTGCTCTGACGAAGTGCTTTGTGATTTTAAAAAGTTGAAGCTGGGTTTTGAACCGATACAAATAATTTACTCTGAAAACGTTGGAAGGTCAAAAGCACGTAACTCCGGTATTCTCAAGGCATCCGGTGAAATAGTCATTTTTCTTGATGATGACAGGATACCTTGCAGTGATTTTATATCAAAACATGTAATTAGCCATAAAAATGGGCGTTTTGCAATAGTTGGACAAAGAAACAATGTCGAATATCCGGAAGAAGTGCTTGAACAGCTTTATTTGAATGGCTTAACAGAATCAGATTACAGTAGGATTGACAGGGATTCAATACCTGAACCCTATGAACCCGCAAAAAAAATTGCGCGCCTTATATTCGGCCAGCTTATAGAACGAATAACTTTCAGTACCGGAAATTCTTCGGCACGCAGGGAAGACCTGATAGCTGTCAATATGTTTGATGAAAATTTTACCGGATGGGGTCTTGAGGATACAGATCTGGGATACAGGTTAGGCAAATCGGGAGTTAAAATCAAAAGAAATTTCTCGATAGTAAATTACCATCTTGTTCATCCTGTAAATAAATCTCAACAAAGTAGCGAAAATCAAAAGAACTTTGAGTATTTCCTCAGAAAGATTGAAGGAGATAAAGCTTCAATACGAATGGCAAAATTTCTGAACAAGCTTATATACCGTTAG
- a CDS encoding decaprenyl-phosphate phosphoribosyltransferase, which translates to MKQESTLNVIEEKTSFTNTVKCFIKLIRVRQWSKNIFVFSGVLFPSGLIGLQQVVKIIIAFLLFCGISSAVYIINDVIDLKKDMLHPVKRLRPLASGKIKVKFALSIFYVICPGTIVLSFFLNKYFGIVICVYFLMNLSYSLKLKDFVFIDLLIISFGFVLRTLSGIILVNGKDSFWFLLSIAFLSLYLGMNKRKKELLTLEEDSQKHRKNLGEYSIGLINEIIPMLTACAVISYSFHTLYEVKVKYTILTIPIVVYGIFRYQYLTDKAGFGESPEMVLLKDRPIVLAILVWGAIYISAKLLTNSLF; encoded by the coding sequence ATGAAGCAAGAAAGTACTTTGAACGTAATTGAAGAAAAAACCAGTTTTACAAATACTGTTAAATGCTTTATTAAATTAATACGTGTAAGGCAATGGTCAAAAAATATTTTCGTTTTCTCAGGAGTACTGTTTCCATCAGGTTTAATTGGGTTACAGCAGGTAGTTAAAATAATTATTGCATTCCTATTATTTTGCGGGATTTCAAGTGCAGTATATATTATTAATGACGTAATTGACTTAAAAAAGGATATGCTGCATCCGGTAAAAAGACTTAGACCTCTGGCTTCAGGCAAAATAAAAGTAAAGTTTGCTCTGTCAATTTTTTATGTAATTTGTCCGGGTACAATAGTATTATCCTTTTTCCTCAACAAATACTTTGGAATAGTTATATGCGTATACTTTTTGATGAATTTATCCTATTCTCTGAAACTAAAAGATTTTGTATTTATTGATTTATTAATTATTTCTTTTGGCTTTGTTCTTAGGACACTATCGGGAATTATATTAGTTAATGGAAAAGACTCATTCTGGTTTTTATTAAGTATAGCATTTCTTTCATTATATCTTGGAATGAATAAACGTAAAAAAGAGCTGCTTACACTGGAAGAGGATTCTCAAAAACACCGCAAAAATCTTGGTGAATATTCCATTGGATTAATTAACGAAATAATTCCGATGCTGACAGCCTGTGCGGTAATATCTTATTCTTTCCATACCCTGTATGAAGTAAAGGTGAAATATACAATTCTTACAATCCCCATAGTAGTATATGGAATTTTCAGGTATCAATATCTTACTGATAAAGCTGGCTTCGGTGAAAGTCCCGAAATGGTATTGCTAAAGGACAGGCCTATAGTTTTGGCTATACTGGTGTGGGGAGCTATATATATTTCTGCAAAACTACTGACAAACAGTTTATTCTAA
- a CDS encoding LuxR C-terminal-related transcriptional regulator: MSFFILSDVNKVALKLFGRKKLLSYAQESLIQTGTNFDELISGTNSIDLAMRLNSSSYMLPESNYCDFLRNWYMFSVPIKTKNENQGCISILSRENCISQEIALIVRLLAYKISNEYKKRKINNTDFCDVKLTNSQLRILKVLARGYTDKCAAMELGISLGTVRYHKTNIFRKLNVESCVQAIMKVLKYGIISLDDMEL; the protein is encoded by the coding sequence ATGTCTTTTTTTATATTATCAGATGTTAACAAAGTCGCTCTAAAACTTTTCGGAAGAAAAAAACTCCTATCCTATGCACAGGAATCACTAATACAAACAGGAACAAATTTTGATGAATTAATAAGTGGGACAAACTCTATAGATTTAGCAATGAGACTTAACAGTAGTTCTTATATGCTGCCTGAAAGCAACTACTGTGATTTTCTTAGAAATTGGTATATGTTTTCTGTTCCAATAAAAACGAAGAATGAAAATCAGGGGTGTATAAGCATACTTTCCAGAGAAAATTGCATTAGTCAAGAAATAGCTCTTATAGTCAGGCTCCTGGCTTATAAAATTTCCAATGAATACAAAAAAAGAAAAATAAATAACACTGATTTTTGTGATGTTAAGCTTACTAATAGTCAACTAAGGATTTTGAAAGTACTTGCCCGGGGTTATACGGACAAATGCGCTGCCATGGAACTGGGTATAAGTCTTGGAACTGTCAGGTATCATAAAACAAATATTTTCAGGAAGCTAAATGTTGAAAGCTGTGTACAAGCTATAATGAAGGTTCTTAAATATGGAATTATATCTTTGGATGACATGGAATTATAG
- a CDS encoding NAD-dependent epimerase/dehydratase family protein: MKKKVLITGNNGVLGRNLVKYLHKNESENYELVLFDINQNNSEFSNFLAYKGDIRKREDIEKVIGDIDIVVHCAGASPSYEESQIYDIIINGTANLLECAFTVGKVERFVYISSTSVYGVPEKAPIYETDEVKPYDPYNRSKIETERLCDQWRSKGHCVSVLRPRSFLGPERLGTFGILYEWASEGRNFPMLGPGKNKYQLLDVEDLCQAIYLAISVNADNANDLFNIGAKEFSSIKDDYQAVLDAAGFNKKIICFPAKPMFFILNILEKLKLSPFYKRLYLKLNRNYYVSIEKAERKLGYKPKHSNKDSLVRNYRWYLENKNKIGNKPGASNNVVWNQGILKYAKLFF; this comes from the coding sequence ATGAAAAAGAAAGTTCTTATAACCGGAAATAACGGAGTTTTGGGCAGAAATCTTGTTAAGTATTTACATAAAAACGAAAGTGAAAACTACGAACTTGTTCTTTTTGATATAAATCAGAATAACTCCGAATTTTCAAACTTTCTGGCATATAAGGGTGATATAAGAAAAAGAGAAGATATAGAAAAGGTTATAGGTGATATTGATATTGTAGTTCATTGTGCCGGAGCATCTCCTTCTTATGAGGAATCTCAGATATACGACATAATTATAAACGGTACAGCCAATTTATTGGAATGTGCATTTACTGTAGGAAAGGTCGAAAGGTTTGTTTACATATCATCCACCTCCGTATATGGAGTGCCTGAAAAGGCTCCAATATATGAAACAGACGAAGTTAAGCCCTATGACCCATACAACAGGAGCAAGATAGAGACAGAAAGACTTTGTGACCAGTGGAGATCTAAAGGTCACTGTGTCAGCGTACTTCGTCCGAGATCTTTTTTAGGGCCTGAAAGACTGGGAACCTTCGGGATACTTTATGAATGGGCAAGTGAAGGAAGGAACTTCCCCATGCTGGGGCCGGGTAAAAACAAGTACCAATTACTGGATGTAGAGGACTTATGTCAGGCAATTTATTTGGCCATATCGGTAAATGCTGACAATGCAAATGACCTTTTCAACATCGGAGCTAAGGAATTTTCGAGTATAAAGGACGATTACCAGGCGGTACTTGATGCGGCAGGTTTTAATAAAAAGATAATATGTTTTCCCGCAAAACCGATGTTTTTTATTCTGAATATCCTTGAGAAATTAAAGCTTTCTCCTTTTTACAAAAGGCTTTATCTCAAGCTCAACAGAAACTACTACGTTTCTATTGAAAAGGCAGAAAGGAAGCTTGGTTATAAGCCAAAGCATTCAAACAAGGATTCTTTGGTAAGAAATTACCGGTGGTATCTTGAAAACAAGAATAAGATAGGAAACAAACCGGGGGCAAGCAATAATGTTGTTTGGAACCAGGGAATTTTAAAATATGCCAAACTATTTTTTTAA
- a CDS encoding glycosyltransferase family 2 protein — protein sequence MNSKPLVSVIIPNYNYEKTLPKCFEALMNQTYKNFEIIFVDDGSTDNSIEVAKKYPCKIFKTPKNGGVAAARNLGVEYASGDILFFLDSDVALYKDAIENTLKEFEKDPSLGSVCGIYSKDPLFKGGLAKDYRTLQGHYWRITSVGYVTAGFFSLGAVKKSVFQELKGFNVNLSNTEEIEFGNRLNQNYRLLLSDKVIGCHDDEESLKTLARKIHIRAVQRIPFYLHRKKLTKGFETPLRGLGMLAVGLSTLAIPATILSLYFAALFLACVLAFVLSDFGQYLFVFKEKGFFFTLVFIAFHWFITAVAFWGFVRGVLSMIFSSKFRAKYSYEG from the coding sequence ATGAATAGTAAACCTTTAGTTTCAGTCATTATTCCTAACTATAATTATGAGAAAACCCTGCCAAAATGTTTTGAAGCACTGATGAATCAGACATATAAGAATTTTGAAATTATATTTGTAGATGACGGCAGTACTGATAATTCCATAGAAGTAGCTAAAAAGTATCCATGCAAAATATTTAAAACACCTAAAAACGGAGGCGTGGCAGCGGCACGAAACCTTGGGGTTGAATATGCCTCCGGAGATATTTTGTTTTTTCTTGATAGTGACGTTGCTTTGTATAAGGATGCAATTGAAAACACCTTAAAAGAATTTGAGAAGGATCCTTCACTTGGTTCAGTGTGCGGAATTTATTCAAAAGATCCACTGTTTAAGGGAGGTTTGGCGAAAGACTATCGGACCCTTCAGGGCCACTATTGGAGAATAACTTCTGTAGGTTATGTAACGGCAGGCTTTTTCTCATTAGGAGCTGTAAAAAAATCAGTATTCCAAGAACTAAAAGGATTTAATGTTAATCTCAGTAATACGGAAGAGATTGAATTTGGTAACCGACTAAATCAGAATTACCGTCTACTACTTTCCGATAAGGTGATAGGCTGCCATGATGATGAAGAAAGCCTGAAAACTCTTGCAAGAAAGATACATATCAGAGCTGTGCAAAGAATACCGTTTTATTTACACAGGAAAAAACTTACAAAAGGTTTTGAAACTCCTTTGAGAGGGCTTGGAATGTTGGCTGTGGGTTTAAGTACGCTGGCGATTCCGGCGACAATACTCAGCCTGTATTTTGCAGCTTTATTTTTGGCTTGTGTTCTGGCTTTTGTACTCTCAGATTTTGGACAATATCTGTTTGTTTTTAAGGAAAAAGGATTCTTTTTTACTCTGGTATTTATAGCATTTCACTGGTTTATCACTGCTGTTGCCTTTTGGGGATTTGTCAGAGGTGTTTTAAGCATGATATTCAGTAGTAAATTCCGTGCTAAATATTCCTATGAGGGGTGA